The Salvelinus fontinalis isolate EN_2023a chromosome 39, ASM2944872v1, whole genome shotgun sequence genome has a window encoding:
- the LOC129838427 gene encoding myosin-binding protein C, slow-type-like isoform X3, with the protein MPEPTKKDEMSNGEKVWSLGEGQAPEDLDKPVDTPPLSSLLIERPQGGSITVGGDISFVAKVEAQDLLRKPTIKWFKGKWMDLASKTGKHLQLKETFDRRTKIHTFEMHIIKAKDNYAGNYRCEVTYKDKFDSCSFDLEVKELEQSQSVDIRSAFKRSSEGHEDAGDLDFSGLLKHREPKQDETPEVDVWEILKLARPDQYEKIAFEYGITDLRGLLKRLKKTKKEEKKSEAFAKKLDPAYQVDKGGKIRLVVDLADPTVELKWYKNGQEIRPTPKFIFEQKGTQRIMVINNCGLNDDAAYSVAAGEEKCTTELFVKELPVKITKEIEAVKTTVNERIELECEVSEEGAQVKWCKNGVEVPTGPRSRYRVKSEGLKHWLIIDDASKEDSGTFSLMASGGTSEAKVQVELKPLKIIQDLQDMTVLLGQPLKMHCEIFPGNVAGRWYRNGQLIQSNDRINILQRAKNHRLEIVNSTIHDAGDYTFVPEGYSQSLCAKVHIVDPPRVHLDSLNFPDNTVTIVAGNKLRVEIPISGEPAPRVVWMKGERVILDSGQRMRAETFSDHTSLTIDIAEKEDTGNYKIVLQNEAGEAGASIKVKVVDIPDPPEVPLVTEVGGDWCSMTWEPPIYDGGSPILGYFIERKKKQSSRWMRLNFDLNKETTFEPKKMIEGVPYEVRVFAVNAIGVSKPSDPSKAFVPLAVTSEPTMLVVDDVTDTTVTMKWRPPDTIGAAGLDGYLVEYCIEGTDDWRVTNKELTEKTKYTITGLPPEAKILVRVRAINAAGASTPRTLQHSILVKEVIEPPKIRIPRHLKQTYTRKVGEAVNLVIPFMGKPRPKVSWLKEGQTVDPTQVTIRNTDCDSIIFIRKAERKHSGKYDMKVEVENHVDTAIVDIQIVDLPGPPQCVKIDEVWGGNVALDWTPPKDNGNAAITGYTIQKADKKTMEWYTCIEHYHRTCITITELVVGNEYFFRIYSENMVGLSEGATQTKDSALIVKEGMQLKNPEYIDHDFNEPPKFTQPLINTFAIAGYNATLNCSVRANPRPKVIWMKNKMAIIDDPRYRMFSNQGVCTLEIRKPSPYDGGMYSCKAINDLGDALVECKLEVKGGFTFSELMQRGVPLHLIDKYMSETKAVEQPEK; encoded by the exons GTGGAGACATCTCCTTTGTTGCCAAGGTGGAGGCCCAAGACCTGCTCCGTAAACCCACCATCAAGTGGTTCAAAGGGAAATGGATGGACCTGGCCAGCAAGACCGGAAAGCACTTACAACTGAAAGAAACCTTTGACCGACGCACCAAG ATTCACACATTTGAGATGCATATCATCAAGGCCAAAGACAACTATGCTGGAAACTACAGGTGTGAGGTCACCTACAAGGACAAATTTGACAGCTGTTCCTTTGACCTGGAAGTGAAAG AACTGGAACAGTCACAGAGTGTTGATATTCGATCAGCCTTCAAAAGAAG CAGTGAAGGACACGAGGATGCAGGGGATCTTGACTTTAGTGGTCTTCTTAAACATAG GGAGCCCAAGCAGGATGAGACGCCCGAAGTGGACGTGTGGGAGATCCTGAAGTTGGCCAGGCCAGACCAGTATGAGAAGATCGCCTTTGAGTACGGCATAACAGACCTGCGGGGTCTGCTCAAGAGGCTGAAGAAGACcaagaaagaggagaagaagagtgaAG CTTTTGCCAAGAAGTTGGATCCAGCGTACCAGGTGGACAAAGGAGGGAAGATCCGCTTAGTGGTGGATCTTGCAGACCCCACAGTAGAGCTGAAATGGTACAAGAACGGCCAGGAGATCCGTCCAACTCCAAA GTTTATCTTTGAGCAAAAAGGCACACAGCGGATCATGGTCATCAACAACTGTGGCCTGAATGATGACGCGGCCTATTCCGTAGCCGCGGGAGAAGAGAAGTGTACCACCGAGCTCTTTGTCAAAG AGTTACCAGTGAAGATTACTAAAGAGATTGAGGCTGTGAAAACAACAGTGAATGAGAGAATTGAGTTGGAGTGTGAAGTGTCTGAAGAAGGAGCTCAAGTAAAATG GTGTAAGAACGGTGTGGAGGTCCCGACCGGTCCCCGGTCACGCTACCGTGTCAAGTCTGAGGGGCTGAAACACTGGCTAATCATTGACGATGCCTCAAAGGAGGACAGCGGAACCTTCTCCCTCATGGCCTCTGGGGGAACCTCTGAAGCCAAAGTCCAGGTTGAAT TGAAGCCACTGAAGATTATTCAGGATTTGCAGGACATGACAGTGCTTTTGGGCCAGCCACTGAAGATGCACTGTGAGATCTTCCCTGGGAATGTTGCAGGTCGTTGGTACAGGAACGGACAGCTGATCCAGTCCAACGACCGCATCAACATCCTGCAAAGAGCCAA GAACCACCGATTAGAAATTGTGAACAGTACCATTCACGATGCCGGGGATTATACCTTTGTGCCAGAGGGATACTCTCAGAGCCTCTGTGCCAAAGTTCATATCGTTG ATCCTCCCAGGGTGCACCTGGATAGCTTGAACTTCCCTGACAACACGGTGACCATTGTGGCAGGAAATAAACTCCGCGTGGAGATCCCCATCAGTGGAGAACCAGCACCCAGAGTGGTgtggatgaagggagagagg GTAATCCTTGACTCGGGCCAACGTATGCGAGCTGAAACCTTCTCGGACCACACCAGCCTCACCATCGACATCGCAGAGAAGGAAGACACAGGAAACTACAAGATAGTCCTGCAGAACGAGGCTGGTGAAGCAGGGGCTAGCATCAAAGTCAAGGTGGTGGATATCCCAGACCCTCCTGAAGTTCCCCTAGTCACGGAGGTGGGAGGAGACTGGTGCTCTATGACATGGGAACCCCCGATCTATGACGGAGGCTCACCCAtcttag GCTACTTCATCGAAAGGAAGAAGAAGCAGAGTTCCAGATGGATGAGGCTGAACTTTGACCTGAACAAAGAGACCACATTTGAGCCTAAAAAGATGATTGAGGGTGTTCCGTACGAGGTGCGCGTCTTTGCTGTGAATGCCATCGGCGTGTCCAAACCCAGCGACCCATCCAAAGCCTTTGTGCCTCTGG CTGTGACCAGCGAGCCCACCATGCTGGTGGTGGATGATGTCACAGACACCACGGTGACCATGAAGTGGCGTCCCCCAGACACCATCGGAGCTGCAGGCTTAGACGGCTACCTGGTGGAGTATTGCATCGAAGGAA CTGATGACTGGAGAGTAACCAATAAGGAGCTGACAGAGAAGACTAAGTACACCATCACTGGCCTCCCTCCAGAGGCTAAGATCCTGGTAAGGGTAAGGGCCATCAATGCTGCCGGCGCCAGCACTCCCAGAACACTTCAGCACTCTATCCTGGTCAAAGAGGTCATCG AACCACCTAAGATCCGCATCCCCCGTCACTTGAAGCAGACATACACTCGTAAAGTCGGAGAAGCCGTCAATCTCGTTATTCCATTCATG GGCAAACCCAGGCCAAAGGTAAGCTGGCTGAAGGAGGGCCAGACGGTGGACCCCACACAGGTCACTATCCGCAACACAGACTGTGACAGCATCATCTTCATCCGCAAAGCAGAGAGGAAGCACTCTGGGAAGTACGATATGAAGGTGGAGGTGGAGAACCACGTGGACACGGCCATCGTAGACATCCAGATAGTAG ACCTCCCAGGGCCTCCACAGTGTGTGAAGATAGATGAGGTCTGGGGGGGAAACGTGGCTCTGGACTGGACCCCTCCAAAGGACAATGGCAATGCCGCCATTACAGGCTACACCATCCAGAAAGCAGACAAGAAGACCATG GAGTGGTACACGTGTATTGAGCACTACCACCGCACCTGCATCACCATCACCGAGCTGGTGGTGGGGAACGAGTACTTCTTCAGAATTTACTCTGAGAACATGGTGGGTCTGAGCGAGGGTGCCACCCAGACCAAGGACAGTGCCCTCATCGTTAAAGAAG GCATGCAACTGAAGAACCCCGAGTACATCGACCACGACTTCAACGAGCCTCCCAAGTTCACCCAGCCCCTCATCAACACCTTCGCCATCGCTGGCTACAACGCCACCCTCAACTGCAGCGTCCGCGCCAACCCACGG CCCAAAGTGATTTGGATGAAGAATAAGATGGCCATCATTGACGATCCGCGCTACCGCATGTTTAGCAACCAGGGGGTCTGCACCCTGGAGATCCGGAAACCCAGCCCCTACGACGGGGGCATGTACTCCTGCAAGGCCATTAATGACCTGGGTGATGCACTAGTGGAGTGTAAGCTGGAGGTTAAAG GGGGCTTTACCTTCTCTGAGCTCATGCAGCGGGGAGTGCCTTTACACCTGATTGATAAGTACATGAGCGAGACCAAGGCCGTGGAGCAGCCAGAGAAGTAG